One genomic segment of Drosophila melanogaster chromosome 3R includes these proteins:
- the ppk22 gene encoding pickpocket 22, isoform C has protein sequence MVKLASTSNAIWWIKNPKAAGEHNSKGKRKESLGSAFCLDMADLVRNISLQGYNKLLSPDLTLGQRLIWLLVHMATTVSLIVVLSLTWEQFVAQSFVTNLKDPLFPVENVPFPAVSICPNNRISRQAVIQYAEEL, from the exons ATGGTCAAGCTGGCATCAACATCCAATGCCATTTGGTGGATTAAGAATCCCAAGGCAGCCGGGGAACATAATTCCAAAGGTAAACGCAAGGAGTCCTTGGGCTCAGCCTTCTGCTTGGATATGGCGGATCTGGTTAGAAACATATCCCTACAGGGTTACAATAAGCTTTTGTCACCGGACTTGACCTTGGGACAAAG ATTGATTTGGTTGCTGGTACACATGGCCACCACCGTCTCCCTGATTGTGGTGCTCTCGCTAACATGGGAGCAGTTCGTGGCCCAATCCTTTGTGACCAATCTGAAGGATCCTCTTTTTCCAGTGGAGAATGTGCCATTCCCGGCTGTTTCCATCTGCCCCAACAATCGCATCTCTCGCCAGGCAGTTATCCAATATGCTGAAGAATTGTGA
- the ppk22 gene encoding pickpocket 22, isoform B, translating into MVKLASTSNAIWWIKNPKAAGEHNSKGKRKESLGSAFCLDMADLVRNISLQGYNKLLSPDLTLGQRLIWLLVHMATTVSLIVVLSLTWEQFVAQSFVTNLKDPLFPVENVPFPAVSICPNNRISRQAVIQYAEELRLNSPVIRPVEYFLERLRFFREFYTHVGVVVDTDDFITFQTFLDVFGTWNNETFFDTRRIMKMLTPRCQGFVLKCTVANVEVPCFSKDAFQDSLTMYGPCCTFNMENKLKKRHFKNRLASSELGLKVVLNDSHVDYFAPILNTNGYIVMIHNAENYASVYSSNVLEMFPGQGEDSYIAVCARVVDTDDSLKSFSPFSRRCYFEYEAQNPIHEQLMNTYSLSYTFPNCITRCRIRSIIALCRCLPFQMPLQLVENLDGVVYCTLGHVSCLNQYIFKWRNILTERHIVNGLEREIEEALYCPQCLPSCRDVQYEVSMSALPIDNYLATLKLDENNETEFGTDISVLRVYFGDPHAQYYIRLLNNTWFEVFSTIGNIMSIFVGFSMVAIFEILFFVTKYIYKGCNRMVEQNIMDRKAKELETKKLYICP; encoded by the exons ATGGTCAAGCTGGCATCAACATCCAATGCCATTTGGTGGATTAAGAATCCCAAGGCAGCCGGGGAACATAATTCCAAAGGTAAACGCAAGGAGTCCTTGGGCTCAGCCTTCTGCTTGGATATGGCGGATCTGGTTAGAAACATATCCCTACAGGGTTACAATAAGCTTTTGTCACCGGACTTGACCTTGGGACAAAG ATTGATTTGGTTGCTGGTACACATGGCCACCACCGTCTCCCTGATTGTGGTGCTCTCGCTAACATGGGAGCAGTTCGTGGCCCAATCCTTTGTGACCAATCTGAAGGATCCTCTTTTTCCAGTGGAGAATGTGCCATTCCCGGCTGTTTCCATCTGCCCCAACAATCGCATCTCTCGCCAGGCAGTTATCCAATATGCTGAAGAATT GAGGTTAAACAGTCCTGTAATTCGCCCAGTGGAATACTTTCTAGAGCGCCTAAGGTTCTTCCGCGAGTTCTATACACACGTTGGCGTAGTGGTGGACACCGATGACTTCATTACCTTCCAGACCTTCCTCGACGTCTTCGGCACCTGGAACAATGAGACCTTTTTCGACACTCGCCGCATAATGAAAATG TTGACCCCGCGATGCCAAGGATTCGTGCTGAAGTGCACCGTAGCCAATGTGGAAGTGCCCTGCTTCAGCAAGGATGCCTTTCAGGATAGCCTTACCATGTACGGACCCTGCTGCACCTTCAACATGGAGAACAA ACTAAAGAAACGGCACTTCAAGAATCGTCTAGCCAGCTCGGAACTGGGTCTGAAAGTAGTCTTGAACGACAGTCACGTGGACTACTTTGCCCCCATTCTGAACACCAATGGATACATTGTCATGATTCACAATGCTGAAAACTATGCCTCGGTTTATTCCTCCAATGTGCTCGAGATGTTTCCTGGCCAAGGAGAGGATAGCTACATTGCGGTCTGCGCGCGAGTGGTGGACACTGATGATAGCCTAAAATCATTTTCGCCGTTCAGT CGCCGCTGTTATTTTGAGTACGAGGCACAGAATCCGATCCATGAGCAGCTAATGAACACGTACAGCCTTAGCTACACCTTCCCGAATTGCATAACCAGGTGCCGGATCCGGAGTATCATTGCCTTGTGCCGGTGTCTCCCCTTCCAAATGCCCCTTCAACTGGTGGAAAATCTCGATGGCGTTGTCTACTGCACCTTGGGACACGTTTCCTGTCTCAATCAGTACATAT TTAAGTGGCGCAATATACTGACGGAACGGCACATTGTTAATGGCTTGGAGCGGGAAATCGAGGAGGCTCTTTATTGCCCACAATGTCTGCCCTCCTGCCGGGATGTCCAGTACGAGGTTTCAATGAGTGCCCTGCCAATCGATAACTACCTGGCCACGCTGAAGCTGGACGAGAACAACGAGACGGAGTTCGGTACAGACATCTCCGTTCTCAGGGTTTACTTCGGAGACCCCCATGCCCAATACTATATCCGACTGCTGAATAACACCTGGTTCGAAGTATTCA GTACCATAGGTAACATCATGTCCATTTTCGTCGGCTTCTCCATGGTGGCCATATTCGAGATACTCTTTTTTGTCACCAAGTACATCTACAAAGGCTGCAATCGCATGGTGGAGCAGAACATTATGGATCGGAAGGCCAAGGAGCTGGAAACGAAGAAGTTGTACATATGTCCTTGA